A portion of the Pseudoxanthomonas sp. JBR18 genome contains these proteins:
- a CDS encoding TonB-dependent receptor, with translation MPNRHRLAIAVSVTLATLIASPAFATDAPAAAPNDATTLDRLVVRPQLEAQVRAIDLKRDSNAILDAVAADDVGDYPDQNVAESLSRLPGISVTRDQGEGRYVVVRGLDAALNSVTVDGLHLGTAESDNRATPLDTIPSESTERLKVIKSPTPDMPGDSIGGTIEVESASAFDRDGRSLRAKVEANHQNLSGKTSPKASFNYSDLFADDTFGVAVGVNYQDREFQSDNTEGEYDTLDNGDLFMVQQQRRKYYVDRKRIGANLNLDWHPDADSKYYLRTLYSDYQDAETRQNTVIDFDVDDVVANGDGTYSAPVDDLGKRVRYRTKKQKAYAASFGGENRLTDAVVDYQVGYTKTEERVPDEIEARFKLAKSVRNDLEASIDQTGSLPRIDFSNPDWESNDNYAFNKFVLSPGATDDKEFSAKVNVRFDGEHGRYKMGLLGRFRDRDVDKDEPELSEGPDIDLTDWTVSAPDHRHNSLGQALSSSAMRDYWAQYGDLYSADDGDVASNAVAALAEDYTSREDILAAYVMGTWDIGALRVIAGVRAENTSFSATGNQIDVEDEETFSVSQLKASNSYTNVLPGLHLRWDGGDGWALRMALNKTVSRPGFGQIAPHATINNDDTEVEVGNPNLDPYESTNLDFSFEKYLGDSGIVSLGLFEKWIDGYIVDTVRNNDADYAGYDVSMAINGDNARVKGAEFNYQQSLSFLPEGWNGLLVGASGTWLDTDFDPGLEDRAGEDFTLPRASKHVYSGYLGYEKYGVSARVSAVYRSEYLDELGKGRDFDIYVAPNTQLDFGLSYQVTGNVELYFDASNLLDKPLERYQGDRSHTQQYEEYGRTYAVGVKVKL, from the coding sequence GTGCCGAATCGCCATCGCCTTGCCATCGCCGTGTCCGTGACACTGGCCACGCTGATCGCCTCGCCAGCCTTTGCTACCGATGCTCCCGCCGCCGCACCCAACGATGCGACCACGCTGGACAGGCTGGTGGTCCGCCCGCAGCTGGAAGCGCAGGTGCGCGCGATCGACCTCAAGCGCGATTCCAATGCGATCCTCGATGCAGTGGCCGCCGATGATGTGGGCGATTATCCGGACCAGAACGTGGCCGAGTCGCTGTCCCGCCTGCCGGGCATCAGCGTGACGCGCGATCAGGGCGAAGGCCGCTACGTCGTGGTGCGCGGTCTGGACGCGGCGCTCAACAGCGTGACCGTCGATGGCCTGCATCTGGGCACGGCCGAAAGCGACAACCGCGCCACGCCGCTGGACACGATCCCCTCCGAGTCGACCGAGCGACTGAAGGTGATCAAGTCGCCCACACCGGACATGCCGGGTGACTCCATCGGCGGCACCATCGAAGTCGAGTCCGCCTCCGCATTCGACCGTGACGGGCGCAGCCTGCGCGCCAAGGTCGAGGCCAATCATCAGAATCTCAGCGGCAAGACCAGCCCGAAGGCTTCGTTCAACTACTCGGACCTGTTCGCCGACGACACCTTCGGTGTGGCGGTGGGAGTGAATTACCAGGACCGCGAGTTCCAGTCCGACAACACCGAGGGCGAGTACGACACCCTGGACAACGGCGACCTGTTCATGGTCCAGCAGCAGCGTCGCAAGTACTACGTCGATCGCAAGCGCATCGGCGCCAACCTCAACCTGGACTGGCATCCGGACGCGGACAGCAAGTATTACTTGCGCACGCTCTACAGCGACTACCAGGATGCCGAGACCCGGCAGAACACCGTCATCGACTTCGACGTGGATGACGTAGTCGCCAACGGCGACGGCACCTACAGCGCCCCGGTGGATGACCTGGGCAAGCGCGTGCGCTATCGCACCAAGAAGCAGAAGGCCTACGCGGCCAGCTTCGGGGGCGAGAACCGTCTGACCGATGCGGTGGTCGACTACCAGGTGGGCTACACCAAGACCGAGGAGCGCGTGCCCGACGAGATCGAAGCCCGCTTCAAGCTCGCCAAGAGCGTGCGCAACGATCTGGAGGCCAGCATCGACCAGACCGGCAGCCTGCCGCGGATCGACTTCTCCAATCCCGACTGGGAGTCCAACGACAACTACGCCTTCAACAAGTTCGTGCTGTCGCCGGGTGCCACGGACGACAAGGAGTTCAGCGCCAAGGTCAACGTGCGTTTCGATGGCGAGCACGGTCGCTACAAGATGGGCCTGCTCGGTCGTTTCCGCGACCGCGACGTGGACAAGGACGAGCCGGAGCTGTCCGAAGGCCCGGACATCGATCTGACCGACTGGACGGTGTCCGCGCCGGACCATCGCCACAACAGCCTAGGCCAGGCGCTCAGCTCCTCGGCGATGCGTGACTATTGGGCGCAGTACGGCGATCTCTACAGCGCCGACGACGGCGATGTGGCCAGCAATGCCGTGGCCGCCCTGGCCGAGGACTACACCTCGCGCGAGGACATCCTGGCGGCCTACGTGATGGGCACCTGGGACATCGGCGCACTGCGCGTGATCGCCGGCGTGCGCGCGGAAAACACCAGCTTCAGCGCGACCGGCAACCAGATCGACGTCGAGGACGAAGAGACCTTCAGCGTCAGCCAGCTCAAGGCCAGCAACAGCTACACCAACGTGTTGCCGGGGCTGCACCTGCGCTGGGATGGTGGTGATGGTTGGGCGCTGCGTATGGCGTTGAACAAGACCGTCTCGCGCCCGGGCTTCGGCCAGATCGCGCCGCACGCGACGATCAACAACGATGACACGGAAGTGGAGGTCGGCAACCCGAACCTGGATCCCTACGAGTCGACCAACCTGGACTTCTCCTTCGAAAAGTACCTGGGCGACAGTGGCATCGTCTCGCTGGGCCTGTTCGAGAAGTGGATCGATGGCTACATCGTCGACACGGTGCGCAACAACGATGCCGACTATGCCGGCTACGACGTGTCCATGGCCATCAACGGCGACAACGCGCGGGTGAAGGGCGCCGAGTTCAACTACCAGCAGTCGCTGAGCTTCCTGCCCGAGGGCTGGAACGGGCTGCTGGTTGGCGCCAGCGGCACCTGGCTGGACACCGATTTCGACCCGGGCCTGGAAGACCGTGCAGGAGAAGACTTCACGCTGCCGCGCGCCTCCAAGCATGTGTACAGCGGCTACCTGGGTTACGAGAAGTACGGCGTCTCGGCGCGGGTCTCGGCGGTGTATCGCAGTGAGTACCTGGACGAGTTGGGCAAGGGACGTGACTTCGATATCTACGTGGCGCCCAATACGCAGCTGGATTTCGGCCTGAGCTACCAGGTCACCGGCAACGTGGAGCTGTACTTCGATGCGTCCAACCTGCTGGACAAGCCGCTGGAGCGTTACCAGGGCGACCGCTCGCACACCCAGCAGTATGAGGAATACGGCCGCACCTACGCGGTCGGCGTGAAGGTGAAGCTCTGA
- a CDS encoding phytase encodes MAAVSLLRGSAALALACALLSACHPAQDAAPAASTPAPTVADAADREPDESAEHDPLLSEANIPHAVVDEAFVTPSTPADNLDSPAAWEAPDGERWVITTAKKTGELVVFDGDTGERLRTVGGKGAAPGQLDRPNGIAVVGDLALVVERDNHRVQAFSLPAFKSVAVFGAAELKKPYGLWAHEKDGGIEVIVSDNYMLGADEETVPPLADLGQRFRRYQLARQGDAWKATLTQTFGDTTQAGAIRVAESVFGDPTNDRLLLAEEDVPAGTRLREYRLSDGTYAGKDIGADLYKAQAEGIALLACPDGSGYWIGTDQFKDRSLFHVFDRKTLAPVGAFSGKVTANTDGVWMDARGDARFPQGVLYALHDDQAVAAFDWRDIAKTLKLKACAP; translated from the coding sequence ATGGCGGCGGTGTCCCTGTTGCGCGGCTCGGCCGCGCTGGCCCTGGCGTGCGCGCTGCTCTCGGCCTGCCACCCGGCGCAGGACGCCGCGCCGGCCGCTTCGACGCCCGCGCCGACGGTGGCCGATGCCGCCGACCGCGAGCCCGACGAGTCCGCCGAGCATGATCCCCTGCTCAGCGAGGCCAACATCCCGCATGCGGTGGTGGACGAAGCGTTCGTCACCCCCTCCACGCCGGCGGACAACCTCGATTCGCCCGCCGCCTGGGAGGCCCCGGACGGCGAGCGTTGGGTGATCACCACCGCCAAGAAGACCGGCGAGCTGGTGGTGTTCGATGGCGATACCGGTGAGCGCCTGCGCACCGTTGGCGGCAAGGGGGCTGCACCGGGCCAACTGGACCGGCCCAATGGCATCGCGGTGGTGGGCGACCTGGCCCTGGTGGTCGAGCGCGATAACCACCGCGTGCAGGCCTTCTCGCTGCCGGCGTTCAAATCGGTGGCGGTGTTCGGCGCTGCGGAGCTGAAGAAGCCCTACGGCCTGTGGGCGCATGAGAAGGACGGTGGCATCGAAGTCATCGTCAGCGACAACTACATGCTGGGCGCCGACGAGGAAACCGTCCCGCCACTGGCCGACCTGGGCCAGCGCTTCCGTCGCTACCAACTGGCGCGCCAGGGCGATGCGTGGAAGGCGACGCTGACCCAGACCTTCGGCGACACCACCCAGGCAGGTGCGATCCGCGTGGCCGAGTCGGTGTTCGGTGATCCGACCAACGACCGCCTGCTGCTGGCCGAAGAAGATGTGCCGGCAGGCACGCGCCTGCGCGAGTACAGGCTGTCCGACGGCACCTATGCGGGCAAGGACATCGGCGCGGACCTGTACAAGGCCCAGGCCGAAGGTATCGCCCTGCTGGCCTGCCCGGATGGCAGCGGCTACTGGATCGGCACCGACCAGTTCAAGGATCGCAGCCTGTTCCACGTGTTCGACCGCAAGACCCTGGCGCCGGTCGGTGCGTTCTCCGGCAAGGTCACCGCCAACACCGACGGGGTGTGGATGGATGCCCGTGGGGATGCGCGCTTCCCGCAGGGCGTGCTGTACGCGCTGCACGACGATCAGGCGGTGGCGGCGTTCGACTGGCGCGACATCGCCAAGACGTTGAAGCTGAAGGCATGCGCGCCTTGA
- a CDS encoding fibronectin type III domain-containing protein: protein MLLGVCCLAGLSGVAAQAQVEPNTQVPPGSTHYAATGFPDRIVASPAQDAATGFAVAWRTDASVSQPALELVVASDSPDLGPPRVFKADTRVLQTENGVAHHHRVDIDGLKPNTLYAYRVQGHDTWGSWNHFRTAAPAGTPLTLLYFGDTQNKNLSLVSRVLRQAWRSTPDARLALFAGDLVSGKDGVDDSEWAEWFEAGRWLLEGTAVAPAPGNHEYHEEFEDTPQQRRVLGGHWPVTFALPRNGPTATAQTTYWFDYQDVRIAVIDGTSALDLGTGAAQAAWLDHVLTGNPHPWSIVVIHQPFYSPRAARDNALLVEQVLPVIRRHRVDLVLQGHDHTYGRRGDTDNPTTPVFIVSVAGPKQYRLSDDARKTMQPVGEDTQFYQVLKIDPQHLSYESRTATGRLYDAFEVVREADGGKRLIERTDGRIAPRDCARGESPKGREDRCWE, encoded by the coding sequence CTGCTGCTTGGGGTGTGCTGCCTCGCCGGGCTGAGCGGCGTCGCGGCGCAGGCGCAGGTCGAGCCCAACACGCAGGTGCCCCCGGGCAGCACGCATTACGCGGCCACCGGATTTCCGGACCGCATCGTCGCCTCGCCGGCGCAGGATGCCGCCACCGGCTTTGCCGTGGCCTGGCGCACCGATGCCAGTGTCTCGCAGCCGGCGCTGGAACTGGTGGTGGCCAGCGATTCGCCGGACCTGGGGCCGCCGCGGGTGTTCAAGGCCGACACGCGGGTCTTGCAGACCGAAAACGGCGTTGCGCATCACCATCGCGTCGACATCGATGGGCTCAAGCCAAACACGCTGTATGCCTATCGCGTGCAGGGCCACGACACCTGGGGCAGCTGGAACCACTTCCGCACTGCGGCGCCCGCAGGGACGCCGCTGACGCTGCTGTATTTCGGCGACACCCAGAACAAGAACCTCAGCCTGGTCTCACGGGTCCTGCGCCAGGCCTGGCGCAGCACGCCCGATGCACGGCTGGCGCTGTTCGCCGGCGACCTGGTCAGTGGCAAGGATGGCGTGGACGACAGCGAGTGGGCCGAGTGGTTCGAGGCCGGGCGCTGGCTGCTGGAAGGCACGGCAGTCGCACCGGCCCCGGGCAACCATGAGTATCACGAAGAATTCGAGGACACTCCGCAGCAGCGGCGCGTGCTCGGCGGCCACTGGCCGGTGACGTTCGCGCTGCCGAGGAATGGCCCGACTGCCACCGCGCAGACCACCTATTGGTTCGACTACCAGGACGTGCGGATCGCGGTGATCGACGGGACCTCGGCGCTGGACCTGGGCACCGGTGCGGCGCAGGCGGCGTGGCTGGACCACGTGCTGACCGGCAACCCACACCCTTGGTCGATCGTCGTGATCCATCAGCCGTTCTATTCCCCGCGCGCGGCACGTGACAATGCGCTGCTGGTGGAGCAGGTGCTGCCGGTGATCCGCAGGCACAGGGTCGACCTGGTGCTGCAGGGCCATGACCATACCTACGGCCGTCGCGGCGATACCGACAACCCGACCACACCGGTGTTCATCGTCTCTGTGGCCGGGCCCAAGCAATACCGGCTGTCGGATGACGCACGCAAGACGATGCAACCGGTGGGCGAGGACACCCAGTTCTACCAGGTCCTGAAGATCGATCCGCAGCATCTGTCCTACGAATCGCGCACCGCCACCGGTCGGCTGTACGACGCGTTCGAGGTGGTGCGCGAAGCTGACGGTGGCAAGCGTCTGATTGAGCGGACCGATGGACGTATCGCCCCGCGCGACTGTGCGCGTGGCGAGTCACCCAAGGGCCGCGAGGATCGCTGCTGGGAATGA
- a CDS encoding inorganic diphosphatase translates to MVLVAVPALAQGPEFMRNPLHVPQPKAAPAEARVMIEIPAGSFTKYETREDGLVFVDRFQSMPVTYPANYGSMPSTLAGDGDPLDALVLTREPLHPGVLIDFRPIGVLRMIDKGEHDEKIIGVPTDKVDPTYADIQDLKDLPEIERQRIEAFFRVYKDLPAGRNTVQLNGWGDAAEARALIAEAVKRGQGRAARAGE, encoded by the coding sequence ATGGTGCTCGTTGCCGTGCCCGCCCTGGCCCAGGGCCCGGAGTTCATGCGCAACCCGCTGCATGTGCCTCAGCCCAAGGCCGCGCCGGCCGAAGCGCGGGTCATGATCGAAATCCCCGCCGGCAGCTTCACCAAGTACGAGACGCGCGAGGATGGGCTGGTCTTCGTCGACCGTTTCCAGTCCATGCCGGTGACCTATCCGGCCAACTACGGCTCCATGCCCAGCACGCTGGCCGGCGACGGCGATCCGTTGGATGCGCTGGTCTTGACGCGTGAGCCACTGCATCCGGGTGTGCTGATCGACTTCCGCCCGATCGGCGTGCTGCGCATGATCGACAAGGGCGAGCACGACGAGAAGATCATCGGCGTGCCCACCGACAAGGTCGACCCCACCTACGCGGACATCCAGGACCTGAAGGACCTGCCGGAGATCGAACGCCAGCGCATCGAGGCCTTCTTCCGCGTCTACAAGGACCTGCCGGCCGGGCGCAATACCGTGCAGCTCAATGGCTGGGGCGATGCGGCCGAGGCGCGCGCACTGATCGCCGAGGCGGTGAAACGCGGGCAAGGACGCGCGGCACGGGCCGGGGAATGA
- a CDS encoding glycosyltransferase, with protein MIPQIFHLTAPTLELSWEERQMRRRMERTLVGWQGHLWDDAANDALIREHFPQFHEQYARIAFGVMQADIARCAYMHAFGGFYFDTDYKLLKPMDAHLMSKVCVLPLEEGAEGTQDFKIGNAVLGSQAGHPFWSAFIAHIFQAHAPEVLEDHRRIPLISGPRGMTLFYLANRDRFGDVYFPPRNAFHPDRTWFGLGQRAGEAAFGSHLCWASWRGKSPRRAVTNYLRRKLTAAPI; from the coding sequence GTGATCCCTCAGATTTTCCATTTGACCGCACCGACCCTGGAGCTGAGCTGGGAGGAACGCCAGATGCGTCGCCGCATGGAGCGCACGCTGGTGGGCTGGCAAGGGCATCTGTGGGATGACGCCGCCAACGATGCACTGATCCGAGAGCACTTTCCGCAGTTCCATGAACAGTACGCGAGGATTGCCTTCGGTGTCATGCAGGCCGATATCGCGCGTTGTGCGTACATGCACGCCTTCGGCGGCTTCTATTTCGACACGGACTACAAGCTGCTCAAGCCGATGGACGCGCACCTGATGTCCAAGGTGTGCGTCCTGCCGCTTGAAGAGGGCGCTGAAGGGACACAGGATTTCAAGATTGGCAACGCGGTGCTCGGCTCACAGGCAGGCCACCCATTCTGGTCGGCGTTCATCGCGCACATCTTCCAGGCACATGCGCCTGAAGTGCTTGAAGATCATCGCCGGATTCCCTTGATCTCTGGCCCGCGAGGCATGACCTTGTTCTATCTTGCCAATCGAGATCGCTTTGGCGATGTCTATTTCCCACCGCGCAACGCCTTCCACCCGGACCGCACCTGGTTTGGACTCGGCCAGCGCGCAGGCGAAGCCGCGTTTGGCTCCCATCTGTGCTGGGCTTCCTGGCGTGGCAAGAGCCCGCGGCGTGCGGTGACCAACTACCTGCGTCGCAAACTCACCGCCGCGCCGATTTGA
- a CDS encoding aminotransferase class III-fold pyridoxal phosphate-dependent enzyme — MSVIASLAPLRARAGARQTTGLDDATLERLAGSHPELGQAIGAAAAQFEALAAEFDDLLDLDEVEQVARLQAGYVNFYADDAVNPYVALAARGPWVVTLKGAVLFDAGGYGMIGFGHTPEAVLDAMARPQAMANIMTPSLSQLRFERAMRAEIGHTRPDGCPYAKFLCLNSGSESVGLAARIADINAKLMTDPGARHAGRTLKRVVVKGSFHGRTDKPGLYSDSTRKTYQQHLASYRGEDSVIAVAPYDEAALRQVFADADANGWFVEAVFLEPVMGEGDPGRALPPAFYAAARELTRAHGSLLLVDSIQAGLRAHGVLSVVDYPGFEGLEAPDLETYSKALNAAQYPLSVLAVTEATAALYRKGVYGNTMTSNPRALDTACATLSLLTPAVRDNIRTRGAQAVAKLERLKAELGGLITNVQGTGLLFSCELAPHFKCYGAGSTEEWLRMHGLNVIHGGANSLRFTPPFTIAEDELDLLVGLVGRALREGPRLREAKAA; from the coding sequence ATGTCCGTGATCGCTTCCCTCGCCCCGCTGCGCGCCCGCGCCGGCGCCCGCCAGACCACCGGCCTGGATGACGCGACCCTGGAGCGCCTCGCCGGCTCGCATCCCGAACTCGGCCAGGCCATCGGCGCCGCCGCCGCCCAGTTCGAGGCCCTGGCCGCCGAGTTTGATGACCTCTTGGATCTGGACGAGGTCGAGCAGGTCGCGCGCCTGCAGGCCGGCTACGTCAATTTCTATGCGGACGATGCGGTCAACCCGTACGTGGCCCTCGCCGCGCGTGGGCCCTGGGTGGTCACCCTCAAGGGTGCGGTGCTCTTCGATGCCGGTGGCTACGGAATGATCGGCTTCGGCCATACGCCCGAGGCTGTGCTGGACGCGATGGCCCGTCCCCAGGCCATGGCCAACATCATGACGCCCAGCCTGTCGCAGCTGCGCTTCGAGCGTGCGATGCGTGCCGAGATCGGCCACACCCGCCCGGATGGCTGCCCGTATGCGAAATTCCTGTGCCTGAATTCGGGCTCTGAGTCGGTTGGCCTGGCCGCGCGCATCGCCGACATCAACGCCAAGCTGATGACCGATCCGGGCGCGCGCCACGCGGGCCGTACCCTCAAGCGCGTGGTGGTCAAGGGCAGCTTCCATGGCCGCACCGACAAGCCGGGGCTGTACTCGGATTCCACCCGCAAGACCTACCAGCAGCACCTGGCCAGCTATCGCGGCGAGGACTCGGTCATTGCCGTGGCGCCCTATGACGAAGCCGCGTTGCGCCAGGTCTTCGCCGATGCCGATGCCAATGGCTGGTTCGTCGAGGCCGTGTTCCTGGAGCCGGTGATGGGCGAAGGCGATCCGGGTAGGGCGCTGCCGCCGGCCTTCTACGCCGCCGCGCGCGAACTGACGCGCGCCCATGGCAGCCTGCTGCTGGTGGATTCGATCCAGGCCGGCCTGCGCGCCCACGGCGTGCTGTCGGTCGTGGACTACCCGGGCTTCGAGGGTCTGGAGGCGCCGGACCTGGAGACCTACTCCAAGGCGCTCAACGCCGCCCAGTATCCGCTGTCGGTGCTGGCGGTGACCGAGGCCACCGCCGCGCTGTACCGCAAGGGCGTCTACGGCAACACCATGACCTCCAACCCGCGCGCCCTGGACACCGCCTGCGCCACCCTGAGCCTGCTCACCCCGGCCGTGCGGGACAACATCCGCACCCGCGGTGCACAGGCCGTGGCCAAGCTGGAGCGGCTCAAGGCCGAGCTCGGCGGGCTGATCACCAATGTGCAGGGCACCGGGCTGCTGTTCTCCTGCGAGCTGGCCCCGCATTTCAAGTGCTACGGCGCGGGCTCCACCGAGGAATGGCTGCGCATGCACGGGCTCAACGTGATCCACGGCGGCGCCAACTCGCTGCGGTTCACGCCACCGTTCACCATCGCCGAGGACGAACTGGACCTGCTGGTCGGCCTGGTCGGCCGCGCCCTGCGCGAAGGGCCGCGCCTGCGCGAGGCCAAGGCCGCCTGA
- a CDS encoding Lrp/AsnC family transcriptional regulator, with translation MATISTSDQALIAILREDARAPVSEIARRLGVSRTTAQSRLQKLERQGVIAGYGVRLRDDVEHGHIRAHILVTVRPKQMVAVTNALRAMAQVRALHSVSGPHDLIAIGMAPTVGEMDELTDRIGAIDGVERTTSSIILSTKFER, from the coding sequence ATGGCGACGATTTCCACTTCCGACCAGGCCTTGATCGCCATCCTGCGCGAGGACGCCCGTGCGCCCGTGTCTGAGATTGCGCGCCGCCTGGGCGTGTCGCGCACGACCGCGCAGAGCCGGTTGCAGAAACTGGAGCGGCAAGGGGTGATCGCCGGCTACGGTGTGCGCCTGCGCGACGACGTGGAACATGGCCATATCCGCGCCCACATCCTGGTGACGGTGCGGCCCAAGCAGATGGTGGCGGTGACCAATGCCCTGCGCGCGATGGCCCAGGTACGCGCCCTGCATTCGGTCAGCGGTCCGCACGATCTGATCGCCATCGGCATGGCGCCGACCGTGGGCGAAATGGATGAACTGACCGACCGGATCGGGGCTATCGATGGGGTGGAGCGCACGACCTCCTCGATCATCCTGTCGACCAAGTTCGAACGCTGA
- a CDS encoding XVIPCD domain-containing protein has product MTMGTQQYAYLADHSYGRDEHGRPVDLQSMVGKVTEIGGLEYKVLAYADKPSGYQGAVYQRMDTGEIVVAHRGTEFDRQKLEDLVKTDGGMVVGRNNQQADDAIALTSQAIELAKDYGKTKGVAPPEVTVTGHSLGGTLAEITGHYFGLKGETFNAFGAASLNMQNPATGETYRIPEGGNGMVNHVMAADLVSSASPHYGRVEVYTNQREIDTLEKYGYENNRSMFDLRNDIFGAVAAMRGGSHDMHNFLPWNGDHQPDTSILADPSARGMAQQYDPMIDKFRSDISGERLAATLLTRSGKGLLEDAWQLTRDPLPAGEPARRAEQQDRRGASLAPGALPLPDMRDPAHPANGRYQQAYAGVSQIDQGMGRAPDGSSERLAAALTAASPHLSAIDRVGLSPDGSRAFAVEASNGPVEARQRAQVDVASAVQRPVEASTAQWQVATDQLAQSHARQQAQERANPVVQGPVMG; this is encoded by the coding sequence ATGACGATGGGAACCCAGCAGTACGCGTATTTGGCCGACCACAGCTACGGGCGCGACGAACACGGCAGGCCCGTGGACCTGCAGTCGATGGTGGGTAAGGTCACCGAAATCGGTGGCCTCGAGTACAAGGTGCTGGCCTATGCGGACAAGCCTTCCGGGTATCAGGGCGCGGTCTACCAGCGGATGGACACCGGCGAGATCGTCGTTGCCCATCGCGGCACCGAGTTCGACCGGCAGAAGCTTGAGGATCTGGTCAAGACCGATGGCGGCATGGTGGTCGGGCGCAACAACCAGCAGGCTGACGATGCGATCGCGCTGACGAGCCAGGCGATCGAACTGGCGAAGGACTATGGCAAGACCAAAGGCGTCGCGCCTCCCGAGGTGACGGTGACCGGTCACTCCTTGGGCGGCACGTTGGCCGAGATCACCGGCCACTACTTCGGGTTGAAAGGCGAAACGTTCAACGCGTTCGGCGCGGCCAGCCTGAACATGCAGAATCCGGCGACCGGCGAGACTTACCGCATCCCAGAAGGCGGCAACGGGATGGTCAACCACGTGATGGCGGCCGACTTGGTGAGCTCGGCCTCGCCGCACTACGGCCGGGTCGAGGTCTACACCAACCAGCGCGAGATCGACACGCTGGAAAAGTACGGTTATGAGAACAACCGGAGCATGTTCGACCTGCGGAACGATATCTTCGGTGCGGTTGCCGCGATGCGCGGCGGTTCCCATGACATGCACAATTTCCTGCCGTGGAACGGTGACCACCAGCCGGACACCTCGATCCTTGCCGATCCGTCGGCCCGAGGGATGGCGCAGCAGTACGACCCCATGATCGACAAGTTCCGCTCGGACATCAGCGGCGAGCGCCTGGCCGCCACGCTGCTGACGCGCAGCGGCAAAGGCCTGCTCGAGGACGCGTGGCAGCTGACGCGTGATCCCTTGCCCGCGGGCGAGCCCGCCAGGCGGGCCGAGCAGCAAGATCGCCGCGGCGCCTCGCTCGCTCCGGGCGCGTTGCCGCTGCCGGACATGCGCGACCCCGCGCATCCGGCCAACGGCCGCTACCAGCAGGCCTACGCTGGGGTCTCGCAGATCGATCAGGGCATGGGCCGCGCACCCGATGGCAGCAGCGAGCGCCTGGCCGCGGCGCTGACCGCTGCCAGTCCGCATCTGTCCGCGATCGATCGTGTGGGCTTGAGTCCGGACGGCAGCCGCGCCTTTGCGGTGGAGGCGTCCAACGGCCCGGTCGAGGCGCGCCAGCGGGCGCAGGTGGACGTGGCCAGCGCCGTGCAACGCCCGGTTGAGGCCAGCACCGCGCAATGGCAAGTCGCCACCGATCAGCTCGCCCAGTCGCACGCGCGCCAGCAGGCGCAGGAACGCGCCAATCCGGTGGTCCAGGGCCCGGTGATGGGCTGA
- the queA gene encoding tRNA preQ1(34) S-adenosylmethionine ribosyltransferase-isomerase QueA has translation MKKSDFHYDLPPELIAQAPLPERSASRLLIVPPGDAPMADLHVRDLVAQLDAGDLLVFNDTRVIPARLFGVKETGGRVEILIERLLPDNRAHAQIGASKSPKPGGRIALDAGGSCEVLGREGEFYELRFDVGEALDSWLIKAGQMPLPPYITRAPGQDDQERYQTVFARELGAVAAPTAGLHFDQPLLEALKDKGVQFGHITLHVGAGTFQAMRVDDVREHRMHSEWLNVGAELIQQIRRTRAAGGRVVAVGTTVVRALESAMRDGELQPFAGETRIFIFPGYRIRSVDALVTNFHLPESTLLMLVSAFSGKERILQAYRHAVEQRYRFFSYGDAMLLFPRGWTAPGA, from the coding sequence TTGAAGAAGTCCGATTTCCACTATGACCTGCCGCCCGAGCTGATCGCCCAGGCACCGCTGCCCGAGCGTTCCGCCAGCCGTCTGTTGATCGTCCCGCCGGGCGATGCGCCGATGGCCGACCTGCATGTGCGCGACCTGGTCGCCCAGCTCGATGCTGGCGACCTGCTGGTGTTCAACGACACCCGGGTGATTCCGGCGCGGCTGTTCGGGGTGAAGGAAACCGGCGGGCGCGTGGAAATCCTCATCGAGCGCCTGTTGCCGGACAATCGCGCCCACGCACAGATCGGGGCGAGCAAGTCGCCCAAGCCGGGCGGCCGCATTGCGCTGGATGCCGGCGGCAGCTGCGAGGTGCTGGGGCGCGAAGGCGAGTTCTACGAATTGCGCTTCGACGTGGGCGAGGCCCTGGACAGCTGGCTGATCAAGGCCGGGCAGATGCCGCTGCCGCCTTACATCACCCGCGCGCCGGGGCAGGACGACCAGGAGCGCTACCAGACCGTGTTCGCCCGCGAATTGGGCGCGGTGGCTGCACCGACCGCCGGCCTGCACTTCGACCAGCCGCTGCTGGAGGCGCTGAAGGATAAGGGTGTGCAGTTTGGTCACATCACCCTGCATGTGGGCGCCGGCACCTTCCAGGCCATGCGCGTGGACGATGTGCGCGAGCACCGCATGCACAGCGAATGGCTCAATGTGGGGGCCGAACTGATCCAGCAGATCCGCCGCACCCGCGCCGCCGGGGGGCGCGTGGTCGCCGTGGGGACCACGGTCGTGCGCGCGCTGGAGAGTGCCATGCGCGATGGCGAGCTGCAGCCGTTTGCCGGCGAGACGCGCATCTTCATCTTCCCCGGCTACCGCATCCGCAGCGTCGACGCGCTGGTGACCAACTTCCACCTGCCCGAAAGCACCCTGCTGATGCTGGTATCGGCCTTCTCGGGCAAGGAGCGCATCCTGCAGGCCTACCGGCACGCGGTGGAGCAGCGTTACCGGTTCTTCTCCTATGGCGATGCGATGCTGCTGTTCCCGAGGGGCTGGACCGCGCCAGGCGCCTGA